In Candidatus Falkowbacteria bacterium, a genomic segment contains:
- the dnaA gene encoding chromosomal replication initiator protein DnaA has product MDLDQLWQAVLGEMELTLSKASYTTWFKLTYIHSFENGKIVICVPNTFTQIWLEKKYYQDIIATVKNISKENVKEISCKIENRRYTPVKSSTNQSIAKTLGATTPSPETPKKLGINRFGLNNYYTFNSFIVGKGNELAYAACQAVAANPGKAYNPLFIYGGVGLGKTHLLQAIGNELSKNSDKILYVTSEKFSNDYINEVRSGRAKQLKEKYRNVDLLLVDDVQFMAGKDGTQEEFFHTFNELHQTNRQIVLTSDRPPKAIPALEKRLLSRFEWGMIADITQPDLETKLAILENKCHEKNFPLPDDILMYIAHNIQTNIRELEGALTRLITHYEFNNLQPTLELTKGILAATLVEFRENSITSKHVVEAVAKFFDIDMKDLIGKSRKKELVTPRQIAMFLLREEISASFPAIGQEIGGRDHTTAIHACNKINEDLKNNQKLKQQLLSIRQLLQV; this is encoded by the coding sequence ATGGATTTAGATCAACTCTGGCAAGCTGTTTTAGGTGAAATGGAGCTTACTCTTTCTAAAGCAAGTTATACTACCTGGTTTAAATTAACCTATATTCATTCTTTTGAAAATGGGAAGATTGTTATTTGTGTACCAAATACCTTTACCCAAATCTGGCTAGAAAAAAAATATTATCAAGATATTATCGCTACCGTTAAAAATATAAGTAAAGAAAATGTCAAAGAAATATCTTGTAAGATTGAAAATCGTCGATACACTCCGGTTAAATCTTCAACAAATCAATCTATTGCAAAAACACTAGGAGCAACAACCCCATCACCAGAAACACCAAAAAAATTAGGTATTAACCGTTTTGGTCTTAATAATTACTATACTTTTAATAGTTTTATAGTTGGAAAGGGAAATGAATTAGCTTATGCCGCTTGTCAGGCAGTAGCCGCTAATCCGGGTAAAGCCTATAACCCCTTATTTATATATGGGGGTGTCGGACTTGGTAAAACTCACCTTTTACAAGCCATTGGAAATGAGTTATCAAAAAATTCTGATAAAATCCTCTATGTAACTTCAGAAAAGTTTTCTAATGATTATATTAACGAAGTTAGATCAGGTCGAGCCAAACAATTAAAAGAAAAATATCGGAATGTTGATCTATTATTAGTTGATGATGTTCAGTTTATGGCTGGAAAAGATGGAACTCAGGAGGAATTTTTTCATACCTTTAATGAATTACATCAAACAAATAGACAAATCGTTCTAACCTCTGATAGACCACCAAAGGCCATTCCTGCCCTTGAAAAAAGACTGTTATCACGTTTTGAGTGGGGGATGATTGCTGATATTACTCAACCTGATCTTGAAACTAAGTTAGCTATTCTGGAAAATAAGTGTCATGAAAAGAATTTTCCCCTCCCAGATGATATTCTTATGTATATAGCACATAATATCCAAACTAATATTAGAGAGCTTGAGGGGGCATTAACACGCCTTATAACGCATTATGAGTTCAACAACCTTCAGCCAACCCTTGAACTAACTAAAGGTATTTTAGCAGCCACCTTAGTTGAATTTAGAGAAAATTCTATTACTAGTAAGCATGTCGTTGAAGCTGTAGCAAAGTTTTTTGATATTGATATGAAAGATTTAATTGGAAAAAGTCGTAAAAAAGAATTAGTAACACCAAGACAAATTGCTATGTTTTTATTACGTGAAGAAATAAGTGCATCATTTCCAGCCATTGGCCAAGAAATTGGAGGTAGAGATCACACCACGGCTATTCATGCTTGTAATAAAATAAATGAAGATTTAAAAAATAACCAAAAACTAAAACAACAATTACTTTCGATTCGCCAACTTTTACAGGTGTAG